One genomic window of Camelina sativa cultivar DH55 chromosome 5, Cs, whole genome shotgun sequence includes the following:
- the LOC104788128 gene encoding probable S-adenosylmethionine-dependent methyltransferase At5g38100 — MTTTPDWIMIGGDGPESYNQQSSYQRALLEAAKDKMTEAISANLSLDLISNRFNVADFGCASGPNTFVAVQNIIDAVEEKYQRETGQNPVDNIEFQVLFNDFTLNDFNTLFKTLPPGRRYYSAGVPGSFFDRVLPKESFHIGVMSYAFHFTSKIPKGIMDRDSPLWNKDMQCTGFNQAVKKAYLDQYSIDTKKLLDVRAEELVPGGLMLLLGSCLRDGVKMSETPKGTVMDFIGESLSDLAKQGVTEQEKVDTFRTSIYFAEQGEIRQIIEENGKFTIQAFEDIIHSENEFPLDPKILAISFKAFYGAFITAHFGTEIMRKAFELVEVKAREQMSRLQNCKPGMQYLIVLRKN, encoded by the exons ATGACTACCACACCAGATTGGATCATGATTGGAGGAGATGGTCCTGAGAGTTACAACCAACAGTCTTCGTATCAG AGAGCGTTGTTGGAAGCGGCAAAGGACAAGATGACCGAGGCGATCTCAGCCAACCTCAGCCTCGATTTGATATCGAATCGGTTCAATGTAGCAGACTTTGGTTGTGCGAGTGGACCTAACACTTTTGTGGCAGTCCAGAATATAATAGATGCGGTAGAAGAAAAGTACCAAAGAGAAACCGGACAAAACCCGGTGGATAACATCGAGTTCCAAGTCTTGTTCAATGACTTTACCCTCAACGATTTCAACACTCTCTTCAAGACACTTCCTCCAGGGAGAAGATACTATAGCGCCGGAGTTCCTGGTTCCTTCTTCGACCGTGTTCTCCCTAAGGAGAGTTTCCACATCGGAGTCATGAGTTACGCCTTCCATTTCACCTCCAAGATTCCCAAAGGGATCATGGACCGTGACTCTCCCTTATGGAACAAAGACATGCAGTGCACCGGGTTTAACCAAGCTGTCAAGAAAGCGTATCTTGACCAATACTCTATCGACACCAAGAAACTATTGGATGTTAGAGCTGAAGAGCTCGTTCCTGGGGGTTTGATGTTGCTTTTAGGTTCATGTCTAAGAGACGGAGTTAAGATGTCCGAGACACCTAAAGGAACAGTAATGGATTTTATCGGAGAATCTCTTAGTGATCTTGCTAAACAG GGTGTGACCGAGCAAGAAAAGGTGGACACTTTCAGAACCTCAATTTACTTTGCGGAACAAGGCGAGATAAGGCAAATTATTGAGGAGAATGGGAAGTTCACAATCCAGGCTTTTGAGGATATCATTCACTCTGAAAATGAGTTTCCGTTAGACCCCAAGATATTGGCCATCTCCTTCAAAGCCTTTTATGGAGCGTTCATTACCGCACATTTTGGGACCGAGATCATGAGGAAAGCTTTTGAGCTTGTCGAGGTCAAGGCGCGCGAACAGATGTCTCGTCTCCAGAATTGCAAACCTGGAATGCAGTACCTCATCGTGCTTCGCAAGAACTGA
- the LOC104789761 gene encoding F-box/LRR-repeat protein At3g58980-like, with protein MDRIISDLPDEIIRLIVSFVAAKDAASLLVTSRMFGNLYTIIPDLDFDCKAKFQGTFTDFVSEAMARLETTTCIRRFSLKSAKGLHPDRINNWLRDVLNHRGVTDIEICICGGYGYTLPLEIFTCKTLKKLKLGREIVISVLPQNALLPSLETLVFDSVRFCNPVDCAFKAFLSACPVLKELIIDDMCWETCEWSGIGSSQSLERLTIGRELTGFDGPDPQYISFDTPSLAYLDYCDFVPDGYTIVNFESLVEAKLILLVMVNRQWDWEFADDGDILSSNATNLIQGIRNVQIVELSPYTFETLYFFREAIPVFEKLHHLTMMHDDAGFCWRFLPFLLNKAPNLKTLVIKGGLHCLEPDDAEEADFAEEADYVCECLSGYSCLLTCPVEVLEITLWYDGTTGELQQVKHFLGKLPRLELLKVYTWRRISDSEKLRIHSDLHMFPRASSNCRVKKKLSGYFR; from the exons ATGGATCGGATCATAAGCGATCTACCAGATGAAATTATTAGGCTAATCGTGAGTTTTGTTGCTGCAAAGGATGCTGCGTCTTTGTTGGTTACCTCAAGGATGTTTGGGAATCTCTATACCATCATACCAGATCTTGATTTCGATTGCAAAGCTAAGTTTCAGGGGACTTTCACGGATTTCGTGAGTGAAGCAATGGCTCGGTTGGAAACTACTACGTGCATAAGGAGGTTCTCTTTAAAATCTGCAAAGGGTCTTCATCCTGATCGTATCAACAACTGGCTACGTGATGTGTTAAATCATCGTGGTGTCACGGATATTGAAATTTGTATATGTGGTGGTTATGGATATACATTGCCTTTGGAGATCTTCACTTGCAAGACACTCAAAAAGCTGAAACTAGGGCGGGAGATTGTTATTAGTGTGCTGCCTCAGAATGCTTTGCTACCAAGCCTTGAGACTCTCGTTTTTGACTCTGTTCGGTTCTGTAATCCCGTTGATTGTGCGTTCAAGGCGTTTCTTTCGGCTTGCCCTGTGCTTAAGGAACTAATCATTGATGATATGTGCTGGGAAACTTGTGAATGGTCAGGCATCGGGTCTAGTCAAAGTCTTGAAAGACTTACAATTGGTCGTGAACTGACAGGTTTTGATGGACCTGATCCTCAGTACATTAGTTTTGATACTCCAAGTCTTGCCTACTTAGACTACTGTGATTTTGTCCCGGATGGGTATACAATTGTTAATTTCGAGTCCCTTGTGGAAGCTAAGCTCATTCTTCTTGTGATGGTAAATCGCCAATGGGATTGGGAGTTTGCAGATGATGGTGATATCTTGTCTAGCAATGCAACAAATCTGATTCAAGGGATCAGAAATGTTCAGATCGTGGAATTATCTCCGTATACTTTCGAG ACGCTTTACTTCTTCCGTGAGGCAATTCCAGTATTTGAAAAGCTTCATCATTTAACTATGATGCATGATGATGCGGGTTTCTGTTGGAGATTTCTTCCCTTTTTGCTAAACAAGGCTCCAAATCTGAAGACCCTTGTTATCAAG GGTGGATTGCACTGTCTTGAACCTGACGATGCTGAAGAAGCTGACTTTGCTGAAGAAGCTGACTATGTGTGCGAGTGTTTGTCGGGATATTCTTGTCTATTGACATGTCCAGTAGAGGTCTTGGAGATAACTTTATGGTATGACGGGACGACTGGTGAGTTGCAGCAAGTAAAACATTTCTTAGGAAAGTTGCCACGTCTGGAGCTGCTGAAAGTTTATACTTGGAGAAGAATAAGCGATAGTGAGAAGTTAAGAATCCACTCGGATCTTCATATGTTTCCGAGAGCTTCATCCAACTGcagggtgaagaagaagctcagcGGCTACTTTAGGTAA
- the LOC104789762 gene encoding putative F-box/LRR-repeat protein At3g59230, with the protein MKSKKSDFGPNRDIISGLPEDLLCHILSFLPIEDSALTSLLSKKWRYLFAFRPNLDFDGSVYYNDIDGNIRWSFIEFVNRVLELQGDSTVNKFSLMCGHGVVRSEFVIEWILNVLRRGVNDLDLRITLDEGCLPSKIFESKSLVRLRIESGNVYGIDLEHVSLPKLKTLSLNRVMLGDAGDCFHKLTSGCHVLEEYLVGNASDFLKGICNVQILYLSASTLEVLTFCCKPVPVFNNLIHLTVETRYNVGWESLPTLLKNCPNLETLVFDGLHHKYTIKCGDVDGCLCKISGEVPTCLSSSPVKALKVLRFGETGIEENQIELIKHFLETMPRLEKLTVHYDTSIDDDLIKVSSQLNNFAREASPNCEIHVISDRLLN; encoded by the exons ATGAAATCGAAAAAGAGTGACTTTGGTCCTAATAGAGATATAATAAGTGGTCTACCAGAAGATCTGCTTTGCCACATTTTGTCATTCCTTCCCATTGAAGACTCTGCTTTGACTTCACTTCTCTCCAAAAAGTGGCGCTATCTCTTTGCTTTCAGACCAAATCTTGACTTCGATGGCTCCGTATACTACAACGACATTGATGGGAATATTCGCTGGAGTTTTATAGAGTTCGTGAATAGAGTTTTGGAGTTGCAAGGGGATTCTACTGTCAACAAGTTCTCTCTAATGTGTGGACATGGCGTTGTTCGTTCGGAGTTTGTCATTGAATGGATATTAAACGTGCTGCGACGTGGTGTTAACGATCTTGATTTACGCATTACTCTAGACGAGGGTTGTCTGCCTTCAAAGATCTTCGAGAGTAAGTCACTGGTTAGGCTGAGGATAGAATCTGGAAATGTTTACGGCATTGATTTGGAACATGTTTCTCTTCCGAAGCTTAAGACTCTCTCCCTTAATAGAGTTATGTTAGGAGACGCTGGAGATTGTTTTCACAAGCTTACATCTGGTTGCCATGTCCTCGAGGAAT ATTTGGTCGGCAATGCATCAGATTTTCTTAAGGGAATCTGCAATGTTCAGATCCTTTACTTATCTGCCAGCACTCTCGAG GTTCTTACTTTCTGCTGTAAACCAGTGCCGGTATTTAACAACTTGATTCATTTAACTGTTGAGACCCGTTATAATGTAGGATGGGAATCACTGCCAACTCTACTCAAGAACTGCCCCAATCTAGAAACTCTTGTATTCGAC GGACTCCACCACAAATATACAATCAAATGCGGGGATGTTGACGGGTGCCTATGCAAAATTTCAGGGGAGGTTCCTACTTGCTTATCATCAAGTCCGGTGAAGGCTTTAAAGGTACTGAGATTTGGTGAAACTGGTATAGAAGAGAATCAGATAGAGCTGATCAAGCACTTCCTAGAGACAATGCCACGTCTTGAAAAACTGACAGTACACTACGATACATCGATAGATGATGATCTGATTAAAGTGTCAAGCCAACTTAACAACTTTGCAAGAGAAGCTTCACCAAACTGCGAGATCCATGTAATCTCTGATCGCCTCCTCAACTAA
- the LOC104788132 gene encoding citrate synthase 5, mitochondrial-like — MYSEKPHCLLHLREYALGACLISERQKVLPSALSGEEPFPEGLQWLLLNGKVPTVKTQKSWLIVRLCQDISATSIPCKPQENKPFPRIDAEVNKNKIAYVRANYIALKSASSSLHSSSYCLHHKQVTQHLP, encoded by the exons ATGTACTCTGAGAAACCTCATTGCTTATTGCACTTGAG GGAATACGCTTTAGGGGCATGTTTGATTTCTGAACGCCAGAAAGTGTTACCTTCAGCTCTATCTGGAGAAGAGCCCTTCCCTGAGGGTCTTCAGTGGCTTCTGTTAAATGGAAAG GTGCCAACTGTCAAGACTCAAAAGAGTTGGCTCATCGTGCGGCTGTGCCAG GATATAAGCGCCACTTCTATACCATGCAAGCCTCAGGAAAATAAACCATTTCCGAGGATCGATGCAGAGgtcaacaagaacaagatcgCATAT GTGAGAGCCAATTATATTGCTTTAAAATCAGCAAGCTCTTCACTCCATAGCTCCAGCTATTGCCTCCACCACAAACAAGTTACTCAACATCTGCCAtaa